One region of Salvia miltiorrhiza cultivar Shanhuang (shh) chromosome 3, IMPLAD_Smil_shh, whole genome shotgun sequence genomic DNA includes:
- the LOC131018397 gene encoding uncharacterized protein LOC131018397, protein MVYGKRCHLPVELEHKAFWAVNKVNYDWDKAGQARKLEIQELEEIRREAYDNAVLYKERMKKSHDALITSKKFSYGQEVLLYQTRFKFTKGKLSTKWTGPFMVKTQFPNGAVEIENPKSGKVFKVNGQRLKAYYGHKPDAGEEVDLNPATSTSD, encoded by the coding sequence ATGGTGTATGGCAAGAGGTGTCATTTACCGGTGGAATTGGAGCACAAGGCGTTCTGGGCAGTGAACAAAGTAAACTATGATTGGGACAAAGCAGGGCAAGCAAGGAAGTTAGAGATTCAAGAGCTCGAAGAAATCAGGAGGGAGGCATATGACAATGCTGTACTCTACAaggaaagaatgaaaaagagccATGATGCCTTGATCACAAGCAAGAAATTCAGCTATGGGCAAGAGGTCCTCCTGTACCAGACACGGTTCAAATTCACAAAAGGCAAGCTGAGTACAAAGTGGACCGGCCCATTCATGGTGAAAACCCAATTCCCAAATGGAGCCGTTGAGATCGAAAATCCAAAATCAGGGAAAGTGTTCAAGGTGAATGGACAAAGATTGAAGGCCTATTATGGGCATAAGCCCGACGCTGGGGAAGAAGTGGATCTCAACCCAGCCACAAGCACCTCGGATTAA
- the LOC131018398 gene encoding uncharacterized protein LOC131018398 yields MIHLEARVETIPLEASGESIPLEARAETIPLEASGEAIHLDARAETIPLSAGNEDLLFHEDIERIARENNAARRRAEQKAQARERQLEAERQRAAEREMAENPEGQNDNANKTLRDMMFPSNLNLRPSAIVLPEITGNWELKHTLIQILPKHSDMPGEDPQRHLQDFEMACGTVRTASQALGEYIRLLTFPFSLLEGAREWLYDLPEGSIRTWQKLQSKFLERYFPAARIHNLRTRISNIKMGSAEVLYEYWGRFKQMLAKCPQHQIPDHDLIRYFVGGLRRQDRQWLHAACGGSILNKSAAEAFKLIADMAEESRDEEGTIVRNPLTPATSAQDEKLDKLCNMFEKFMTNQGASNQGIPNIRKPVRACQLCMATSHATDECPQLFEDEELNAIGQQPGGNNGGQNQKPFEPYRQQYNNQGWRQHENLRYGNNHYLGPNQGQTSNPPQYSQQPQQARRSSLSELVHQMAQQQVKFQSETEKFIMETRGGMQNVNSQLSHLAQAVARLESKQGTLPSQVEVKKVNAMMLRGGKELPEVVTEKKREESEINEQVGMGSADEEELAREKEAKRKAIGKGKEKANQTEPILPFPGRAAKEQEKE; encoded by the exons ATGATTCATCTGGAAGCCAGAGTGGAGACAATTCCTCTGGAAGCCAGCGGGgaatcgattcctctggaagccAGAGCGGAGACAATTCCTCTGGAAGCCAGCGGGGAAGCGATTCATCTGGATGCCAGAGCGGAGACGATTCCTCT GAGTGCAGGTAACGAAGATCTTTTGTTCCACGAGGATATCGAAAGAATTGCTCGAGAGAACAACGCTGCTAGACGCAGGGCAGAACAAAAGGCACAAGCCAGAGAGAGACAGTTAGAAGCAGAGAGACAGAGAGCAgcggagagagagatggcagaaAATCCAGAAGGGCAGAATGATAACGCCAACAAAACTCTTCGAGACATGATGTTTCCAAGCAACCTGAACCTCCGGCCCTCAGCCATAGTACTGCCGgagatcactggaaattgggagCTGAAGCATACTCTTATCCAGATCCTACCCAAACacagtgatatgcccggagagGACCCTCAAAGACATCTCCAAGACTTTGAAATGGCATGTGGAACGGTGCGCACCGCTAGCCAAGCACTTGGCGAATACATCCGACTCCTCACTTTTCCGTTCTCTCTGTTAGAAggagcgagggagtggttgtaTGATTTACCCGAAGGAAGTATCCGAACATGGCAGAAGCTACAAAGCAAGTTTTTGGAGCGATACTTTCCAGCTGCCCGGATCCATAATCTGAGGACTCGAATAAGCAATATAAAGATGGGATCAGCAGAAGTTCTATATGAGTACTGGGGAAGGTTCAAGCAGATGctggccaaatgcccacaacaccaaATACCGGATCATGATCTTATTAGGTATTTCGTGGGAGGACTCCGGAGGCAAGATAGGCAATGGTTACACGCTGCATGTGGAGGATCGATCTTAAATAAATCCGCAGCGGAGGCTTTCAAGCTAATAGCCGACATGGCAGAGGAGTCGAGAGATGAGGAAGGAACTATAGTCAGGAACCCTCTGACGCCAGCCACCTCTGCCCAAGACGAAAAGTTGGATAAGCTGTGCAACATGTTCGAGAAGTTTATGACAAACCAAGGAGCATCCAATCAGGGAATTCCCAACATTCGGAAGCCTGTGAGGGCATGCCAACTCTGCATGGCAACTTCACATGCAACCgatgaatgtccacaacttttcgAAGATGAAGAGCTTAATGCCATTGGACAACAGCCAGGAGGAAACAATGGAGGGCAGAACCAGAAACCTTTTGAGCCCTACAGACAGCAGTATAACAATCAAGGATGGAGGCAGCATGAGAACCTTAGGTACGGCAACAACCACTATTTGGGGCCAAACCAAGGGCAAACGAGTAACCCACCACAATActcgcaacaacctcaacaggcaaggAGATCCTCCTTATCAGAGCTAGTGCATCAAATGGCTCAGCAACAAGTGAAGTTCCAGAGTGAGACCGAAAAATTCATAATGGAGACAAGaggaggaatgcagaatgtaaactcccaactatcacatcttgcccaagcagTTGCCAGACTTGAAAGCAAACAAGGGACACTCCCGTCCCAAGTGGAGGTGAAGAAGGTGAATGCCATGATGCTCAGAGGAGGAAAGGAACTACCAGAAGTGGTGACAGAGAAAAAACGAGAAGAATCAGAGATTAACGAGCAAGTCGGAATGGGATCAGCAGATGAGGAAGAATTGGCCAGAGAGAAAGAGGCAAAGCGGAAGGCGATaggaaaaggaaaagagaaagcAAACCAGACCGAGCCCATACTCCCTTTCCCAGGCAGagcagccaaggaacaagaaaaagaataa
- the LOC131018399 gene encoding uncharacterized protein LOC131018399 gives MSFNSVSGGCGSGSSRGGRQFQDLQNPRYCECHTDGKRTRAVIMTSWTDENPGRRFYGCRNWKTKNCGLFDWIDEPMTERAKDIINELKIMKNKESSSSEPMDVEMEFAKIWNVIQMLKEDSIKNMKKTRLVTAMLIVSWMCMACYALV, from the exons ATGAGTTTCAATTCAGTCTCCGGTGGTTGTGGGTCGGGATCTTCGCGCGGTGGACGCCAGTTTCAAGACCTTCAAAATCCAAGGTATTGTGAGTGCCACACTGATGGAAAAAGGACGAGAGCTGTGATAATGACCTCATGGACCGACGAAAATCCAGGTAGGAGATTTTATGGGTGCCGGAATTGGAAG ACGAAGAATTGTGGTTTGTTTGATTGGATTGACGAACCAATGACTGAAAGAGCTAAAGACATTATCAACGAGTTGAAGATCATGAAGAATAAAGAGAGCTCAAGCTCGGAACCGATGGATGTGGAGATGGAATTTGCCAAGATCTGGAATGTCATTCAAATGCTCAAAGAAGATTCTATCAAGAATATGAAGAAAACTAGATTAGTTACTGCAATGTTGATTGTTTCTTGGATGTGTATGGCTTGTTATGCACtagtttag
- the LOC131018400 gene encoding F-box/kelch-repeat protein At3g23880-like: protein MDRENAPPPSRKPRYLPEEIIEEILSILAAKSLLRFRCVSKSWRCLMSSKRFIRTQLDKSSNDPTAAHWQVVVNCESKNSVFGLKQCSVRSYLDDPDVDPFPIDDPTNHHLTTDAYVVGNCDGLICILKKPGSLFLWNPATRISIELPKLDLEIKKYGFGRDEQSGAYKVFVVGSRYEEEEEEEEEEEE from the coding sequence ATGGATCGGGAAAACGCTCCTCCTCCGAGCAGGAAACCCCGCTATCTTCCCGAAGAAATAATCGAAGAAATACTGTCAATACTTGCGGCGAAATCACTGCTGAGATTCAGGTGCGTTTCGAAATCATGGCGTTGTTTAATGAGTAGCAAGAGATTCATCAGAACCCAACTCGATAAATCAAGCAATGACCCAACTGCCGCCCATTGGCAAGTTGTGGTCAACTGTGAGTCAAAAAATTCAGTATTTGGATTGAAGCAATGCTCTGTGCGCTCCTACTTGGATGACCCCGACGTCGATCCTTTCCCTATCGACGATCCAACCAATCATCATCTGACGACAGATGCTTATGTCGTCGGCAACTGCGACGGGCTTATTTGCATTCTCAAGAAACCAGGGAGCCTTTTCTTGTGGAACCCAGCCACTAGAATCTCCATCGAATTACCCAAATTAGaccttgaaattaaaaaatatgggTTCGGCCGCGATGAACAAAGTGGTGCATACAAGGTGTTTGTTGTTGGGTCGAGGTatgaagaggaagaggaagaggaagaggaagaggaagagtaA